Part of the Leptidea sinapis chromosome 11, ilLepSina1.1, whole genome shotgun sequence genome is shown below.
TAGGGgttggtgatcactttacatcaggTAACCTTCGTGATATACGCTGATTTGTCctattcttccataaaaaatgtccCTCCAGAAAAGAAGCTTCTTGATGCAAGGTGGTTTTAGAGTTTCTATCtcgggagtgttctgaagagctctaTGAGTTAATTACTGTTGTTAAATTCCTTCATCGTACTACACGCCACAAATATCATCTTCACTACTTGGTTATAGGGCCTTCTATCTCAGTGCAATTTTTGAGGAACATATGATTCTTCCACTTACACATTGTAGGGCGAACTACCTGCGAGGTTTCAGTGCGACATCAACACATTAAACAAAGGTTATTAACCCAACTAAATGGTTGGCAACACTCCAGTGCTGCAGAAGACCACGGGCAAAGATGATCACGCCGCCATCAGGTAAGTCCTCCATTTAAACTTGTTGaaattatcagtataaaagAAAACTTGTTAAAATTATCAGTAtaagtatcagctcgaaccaatCGATTACGTGCAATACAGAACTGCATTAAAACTGCACTTAAAATATGCATGCATATCTGTCAAAAACAAACTAGCCTcacacctatttttttttaaataaaacatgcatgttttttttattacaatagatacataatagccTTAAGGGTAAtggtatacacttttataataaagtcccagccactgttcatgcattatctataaataaatttaaatgttttataaaaaaaatggctctgtcgtaagtcctattaCTCTACAGcttaatatctaagtgatcggacagcctcggcctagattatgattattctatagcgatagaaatgactgtataatattgtatatttttattaaaaagagcgcaaaaaaaggatgctgggagagtttcttgcgctgcttcttctctatcagagcaccatttgtttccaaagaggtattagtatctagtatattagaaatgacatcgaaatgaattctaaaggaatcaattttgagaaaataaatgccttttatgcgttttatgccttttagtaaacatataattgattttaaaaaagaagaataAGAAGATCTATCCGAAACTTGTATTCACAGTAAATATTTGGAAACAGTAAGCATATTTCTTACACataaattagaaataatttatcttaacatttattactttactacatatttacataataataatacctaagAGCAGGTACATTATGCTGCACGCGATGTTTTCGTGTTATGCACTTTCATTAGTTCGCTTTGGTCTAGCAGTCATGACCAGCCCGCTTACATTCCAGTGACGTATAAATGAATACCTATTAACATCAATCTAATAAACAGGTATGATCTGAATCAGTTATTTGTTCTCTTTCATATGAAAGTATTAAAAAGAAAGTTCTCGTTACTAGCTACCGTATTAATAATACTAGTACCTACCCACACTATGCTACTTGAACCACAATTACACATTAAATTATCCCCATAAGACTAGAATCCTACTCGTCCAAAAAAAACTGTTCACGGCACATTGACAGGTAGAAACATTTGAGGATCTCCCAATTTTGGTTCAAAACGAATGTTGACTTTACTATCTCCATCACCAACTTCTAAAAAGCTATTCCAATCTAGCATCCAATAAAAGCCATTTTTCTTTGGTGGAGGAATCATCGAGTCTCCAGGCTGCTCAGGCAGGGGTCCTCCAAACGAATCTTCAAGATCTGCAATTGATGCACCTTTATCTGCTTCTAATGAGGTATCAGCCGCAACTTTACTATCACTTGTGGATGTTGTGATTTCTATATTAGAAATATTTCCACTGTCCGCCTGAGTATCATTTATTTGCCTTTTACTAGGGTCACTGTCCAAAGGTAGTTTATCTTGATCTATTGGATCGGGACCAGAATTTAAAGGAATCACTTTAATAGAATCATAATCAATTGGCTCATAGCTGGATGGTCTCACCGTAGTTATTGTTTTACCATTTCTAGGTTTTGGCAAATCTAAAGGAAGCACTGTGTCCTTCGATTCAGATGGAGACGTTTCTAGTTCGAAAGGAAATTCTGGGCGTAATGGTTcgtataaataatttgtttgtgtgtgtttattACTCGCTGAGGCTTTTAAGTCGGAGGGTGAAACTAAATCATATGTAAGTAGAATATTTTCCGGCAGTTGCACGTTTCCGTCTACTATTTTTGCTGGTGGCAAAGGCTTAAAACCATCCAGCGGTAGTAAAAAATGATCTTTTACTGGATTGCCTTCCAAACCATGTGCAACTAAAAATGCTTGTAGTTCAGCTGGAAAGTCATACTTTGGCTTTGATGCAATTttagcattattttttaaagaacttTCTAAGTCTTTAAACGACTTTGTTTTTTTCTCAGGTGCTGGTGTAACCTTTTCTTTGACAACTTCCACTCTTGGAGGGCGAGTATATAATTCTTGTAATGATGCTCCATCTCTTGGTGTATATGGAAGTACCACAGTTAATGTCTGACTGCTTGTTTTAGTTGTACTTTCAATAGCCTCTGGAAGAACTGTCGTCGTTGTAATGTTTATTacttttctttcatatttcttactATCTTCGCTAGAATGTAAGTGGTCCGTTGAGCTAACTTCATTTTCTTCCTCGTTTCTGTATAATGTTGTTGTTTCCACTTTCCCTGGTTTTAACTCTTTTAATTTAGTAACTGAAGATGTTTTTGAATCTTCCTCTCTAATATCATTTAAAAGTTGCAAAATTTCATCTCGACTAAGTTTTGGCAAAAGGGAATTTGACTTAAGTATAGTTTGTACGTGTTTCACTGTTTTTTCTACATCGATTGCACCACGAACTGCTGCTAATAATGTCACTGCTATGCAGCACCAAAACAGCTTCattttctgaaaataaaaaaatatttattagaagCAAAGTTACAAATGTTTACGTACCCACCTATCGCCcaaaacactaaaaatataacttatttaataaCGTCCTGCatgtttttatgacaataagggacgagacgtgcaggacgttcagctgatggttattgatacgccctgcccattacaattcagtgccccttaggattcttgaaaaatccaaaaattctgagcgtcactacaataattgcgcttgtctccttgagacgttagatgttatgttttatttgcccagtaatttcactcgcgcccttcagaccaaaacacagtgatgcttacacattactgcttcacaacaaaaaaaggcaccgttgtggtacccataatctagccggcatcctgtgcaaaggagcctcccactggtaattataatatattgaataattaaaaaaaaaaatataaaatcttatgggttcacgacatgctcatgactggtaaatattttttgatacgATATTATCTTTTGTCTTctcttaaaatatttctttttaaaatattatattaacgagAAGCTTTGAAATATTTGCTTTAATCTTTctccgttgaagtttcacttctacaaTGTGTCCCAAGCACACATGCcgattttttaatgataagatTATATCTACTATTTGTAGAATAAAATGTTTGAAGATTACTATGTGACTTTATCAACATCAGCCAAACCACTCTTGCATTAAAGAAGGATATACATAAGGTTCTGTATGtcctttacggccgttcccaataaattatctacagatagaaataaattactaccttctactgtcagtgattagctgtcaataatctgaagctgtcccaatatacccgataagtcattttaatcgctttatattgggacgcgtgaattgaaatttccatacaaacttctatggctggtaagctatgcgtcgtcccattgacagacagcgtgtacggataaggtgagttaccgtcgataagttttttgggacagaaaagtcaacgatacttatgatttttatctcaagtaagagatagactgaatattgggaacggccgttagtgagcCACATACGTCTATTTAAAATGaggtttttgtatttattaaagtggtaataaaaatgaaagatGCACgattttgtcaataaaatattaactgtaTAAACAATTAGTGTAAGTTCGCTTCTCAAGGCTAATCGCGTAATTATGTAACTGATTTTCCCACGTTAGTTATTTTCTCGAACATTGACACAAATCTAcgatagaataaaaaaattatcactgaCGCGTGCTGCTTTTAACTAAAACTCTAGTCACAAACAAACGGTGATACAACATCAGCTATATAGTGTGTGTTAGCGGGAGAACTGTTCTGTTtgacacataaaaaaaatattaaggatCAATTTTCTATTTTACCGCGTACAGACTTATACTATctattaaggctggggaccgagccaatggcctttAGGAATCGGGCGGAGCTGAGtcacctctctcgcacaagatcgccatagttttaattcataaaaatatagtaaaattttctttacaaaactaacaaaactatgtcaccTTAGAAAGTATTTtcgtatattttttatctagattgaatggtTAGCGTGGCTCTAACTGTAAAACTTAGGGGTGTTTtggtaattttttctttaagtctccataaaatataaatgtaaagaaaaaaataattttcttctcatattattataaaaaaatatatatttaggggtgggtgatCTTTATAATTTAGGTATATGAAAGGTAGCATTtagctgattctcagacctacccgatatacacataaattttcaaacaagTTGGCTTAGCCATTTCgtaggagtttggtaacaaacaccgggacacaaGAATTACATATAGATGATATATTTATCTGTGAAATAAAATCGCCAACAGAGAAGTTGGAGTAATAGATCCTGACAAAATTAGACCGCTAACCTGACGCGTGCAAGGTGAGTAACCCACAACAATAGGGATTGGCTGAGTGCTAACGGCAATTGTCCCGCAGTGAGTGAGTGATGTAACAAATGTGCGACACGTACATACGTTGAAAGTGAAAGGCAACTACGTCACTGCGAAGGTCTTTAAATTTTAGCGAGTTTGATTCGGTAACCGACGGTATGTTGAGATAATATTATGCATGTCATTTGtataatcattattataaaatcgtaagcgagtcatttaaatattttttcaacaaaACAATTTATACTTACTTATGTAAGCaaggatattaatattttttttttaattttgtctattGTTTCGGTTCCATAGACAATCATgcttgaaattcaaatatatttattcaaaataggatgtcacatcacttattgaaagtcaaaaactaccacccattccaaaaagaatgccttaAATAAGAAATACCTGAaatacctgagaagaatgggcgcaacaaactcagcgggttttttttcatcaaaaatatgtttacaaagtaatattattatattcatcaaaaatatatttacaaagtaatattatacacttaaacctattatttaatagcctaagggcggtcgctacattcccaatctgtggcatcattttTATAGCAGATATAGAACAAAAAAGTTATAcgaaatacattttttgttcTACATTTACTTACTTAGGACCAATAAACAATAACGAAATAACATTTAACTATAACTacaaacttaaattattaattgtgaaaCCAACTACATTAGCCACagataaattatatgagagaGAGAGATATACACGTACATCTATATAAacgataatataaaatttatgtgcTTAGTAACAATTAAAAGACGACGATGAAAGATGTgtagcgttcctccacagtgcggttttcaaggtgttttcttccacgtactataaagatgtggaatgagcttccttgtgcggtgtttccggaaagatccgacatgggtaccttcaaaaaaagcgcgcacaatttccttaaacgccggcaacgctagagtgattcctctgatgttgcaagagaatgtgggcggccgtgaccaattaacaccaggtgacctgtacgcttgtttattctcctattccataaaaaaaatgataaaaaaaaagaacaaagcATAGTGcagattaataaatattaatgtttattacaaaaacatcAGTTGTTCGCATTAATTTACTATatctgataaaattaaattatactgTAAGTTAAGGTTGAATAATTAATCTAAACATTTAAATCTaacttgttatattttaatcatactatctcattttattttttaaaacgtcAATAACTTCTACTCTAAAAGAGGAAACACGATTACTGAAAATATCTACATTTGTAAAGTactcattataatttttaatttttaaaaacgaagAACATTCAATGTAATACTTGTGTAGTTATTATTTtgagtttatttctttatttgtttaccgaattcaaaaaggaggaggttctcaattcaatcggtattttttatatgtatgtacaccgattactctgagatttatgatccgattaacgtaattcttctttagttcgatgcggaataggtGTAATtgatttttgtgtacggcttttttaggagttttcattccggttgattaaatattattattattaactgacactaaaaatataaaaaaatccgacttcaaaaactgaaaagtatcaaataactaaaaatttaatttaataaacctcTTACGAAAACCTTTAcctgtaatattaataacatactattatttgaatgtgctttgaagtcggtgccaagccaaatgtacctacactcgacacgcgtgactttgagcgggatagcttcgtctagtcTTCGTCGTCGCAGagaaccttaataattacagtaattaagctctttataatattaagttttgttttgtttagggcttgctGTATGGCTCATACAATATATATCgagatttatttcatttcaattcttTAATACTTCTGCACAAGAAAGATATGAGTTACTAGTCTCTACAATAATTAaggttaaatttaaattatcattagatgatattcattatcatcatcatcgtttcagccggaagacgtccacagctggtcAAAGACCTCGCCCAAAAATTTCCtctacgatcggtcctgcgctgccctcatccatccatATTTCgacgatcttgatcagatcgttgGTCCACCTTGTGGcaggcctactaacactgcgtctttcggtacacGGTCGgtccattcgaggactttactttGATACGTCACGCGTACACCTTaattaaaggtcggcaacgctcctgtgattcctctggtgttgcaagataatgtgggcggcggtgatcacactttaaaccaggtgactcgtatgctcgtttgtcctccttttccataatcttatcctaaattttatttaaatcttcaaATTTCTTATGAGTAAAAATACAACTATATTAATGTCCTAATAAACTTACTGCAAAACGAAAATCTTATTCAATAAGCCAATTCATTCTATATGTACGTGTCTGTACAAAGCCGAATTCAGCTTTCAGTTCAAAACAACCAATTTTTCGTTCACTTTATCGATAAAAAATTCAAGTGAATGTCGCAACACAGTtgaatttatttacatactcgTATTCGAGATATATACAACAATTGTATTGCGTGTCTATTGGAGAAATTTCAAACGTTTTGAACTGATGCACTTCGACACCTGATGCCTTGAAATTTTGTTGGTTACAAAAGTGTgcacaaaattgtattttcacAATATGTTGCGACAGTAGTTGGTTCGCTTAGACGTTCAAATTTTTGTGAAACCTCTTTATTGGTTGGAAGTTctctaaaatttaaaagtaaatataacatattgcaaaGCATTCTTgctgtaattttaaaatgaaacaaaggAATTTAATAGTGTTATGGTCACAGTTAAATATTAAGTGGTTTTTTGGCTATTTCTCAAATGAATACTTGcgtgaaaaatattatttattttgatgacTACGCAACACAATAAAACaaagtttcataaataaatgaGTTAATACTCATacagataattaaataatgagtGTATGTATGTTCATTTAACTAGGTACTAATTAACTCgcaaatatatgttatttattattcggTCCGGATTATCCCGTTTATTCGGACACCAATTACTTATCCAATAATCCCATTACCGCATCTTCATATTAAGTATGTCGCAAGTAGCAACACTTATTGCCAATTTAAACAATAACTTACGTCAAAATTCGATCAAAAATCCaattacaagaaaaaactttataattattataatttatgttttcctTAAAGATCAActttaattcttttattttttatgtaacttaATGTTGGAATAACTTAAGTATTTAGTGCATGTTTTAATCAATCTGTATAGCTGGAATTCTTCACAATCTTTACCATCTGTATTTAAATTAcaagtgagaggctcctttgcacaggatgccggctagattatgggtaccacaacggccgcggcgcctatttctgccgtgaagcagtaatgtgtaattactgtgtttcggtctgaagggcgccgtagctagtgaaattactgggcaaatgagacttaacatcttatgtctcaaggtgacgagcgcaattgtagcgccgcttagaacttttgggttttacaagattcctgagtggcattataatgggcagggtgtgtcaattaccatcagctggacgtcctgctcgtctcgtccgttattgtcataaaaaagtatgtTCTAATATTAaaggtctctaagtcgtatcggcTCGGGAatctgcagccggtaattgatttcacaaagtggttgtgcgaggcaagaaatttctcacAAATTCGCGGATATGGTATGCCAGACGACAACATGATGGTATTTTCTAATGTGACATAATGTCCGGTGCTAACCCTTGGTGAATAACCCTTAGCAttccgtgatatatgcggtagaagatgcagagagaactcacatctctacgtaacgccaaagaacgaagccgatcggagatgacttgatcgtcgatgatgcGAGCCACTTTTAGTTGTATGCGTATCAAATGAAAATCTCTTACCATGATTGTCTATCTTGCCATTCTTTATTTCATCTTATTAATCTCTCTTTCCtagtaaaaaaagtatgtgtgtacttatgtatacacgcaagaagttatatttctttggcctaacgaagtaaaaatcattaaaatgatttattcctcgtgctattctacgtttttagaatgaacaattttgtaaaaatcttgcaaagatggctttgacaattaattattaaataatgaatacggctgtattggttttgaaccctttgcctgttctTATAATGGacggagaaaaaaaaaattactaatgaCGCAAGTTAAGTCAGATTGGAagcaacttcaccctgttacttttgtgttacagtgatacgcgcacatcttaaaatttcactctcataatattttcataacgcgcctaaagaagtttaacttcaaaataGCTTTTGTCACTAGATAAGTGCGTGATTAACCCGTgcacaataaatatttcataatttttatatttaaagtggCGCTTTGCTCCCATCCGAATTTCTTTGCATACATTTCATACCTATTCTCAAAATTACTTCACAAACACCCAGACACGAGGAAGAAAATCCTTAATAGGATGAAACTCACCAAAAGCCCTTAAAACTTACGAACGTAGCAAGAGAGCCTTCCCAAGTAATTTCTCAAacacattttgtattttttccacaaaattattttcggCCTAATTACGTTTGGGGAGAAAAAGGTGAGACAGAGGAAAATTAAAATCACAGGTTAAAATTGGCAATTAGGATGAAATTCACTTTCCATGtctttaatattgaattaatttggaTTAGAcgtaattaaattgtttatatcgAATACACAGTGATAAACTAGATTACATCTCGGATTTGTTGTTCTAGTATTGTTTTAGAATATCGCtcaaataactattttattatattatgttcaccATGATTATAGTGTCGCTTCCTGTTCTAGTTATAcgcgtaatatatatattatatttttcaaaatttaaaaaacaaattaaaataattttatttaaattctcatAGAACTTGTATGatcttttaaagtatttttatatgtttgcaTAATTATAATAGACTGTTCGCTATTAAACCTGTTAATTAAGGAAActctgttatttaatttagtaaatcaTTTGTAACACTGTCtgtttctgaataaatatataaaaaaaaataacatttgagATCTTATGAtttatagtatttaaatttatactagTAA
Proteins encoded:
- the LOC126966809 gene encoding uncharacterized protein LOC126966809 translates to MKLFWCCIAVTLLAAVRGAIDVEKTVKHVQTILKSNSLLPKLSRDEILQLLNDIREEDSKTSSVTKLKELKPGKVETTTLYRNEEENEVSSTDHLHSSEDSKKYERKVINITTTTVLPEAIESTTKTSSQTLTVVLPYTPRDGASLQELYTRPPRVEVVKEKVTPAPEKKTKSFKDLESSLKNNAKIASKPKYDFPAELQAFLVAHGLEGNPVKDHFLLPLDGFKPLPPAKIVDGNVQLPENILLTYDLVSPSDLKASASNKHTQTNYLYEPLRPEFPFELETSPSESKDTVLPLDLPKPRNGKTITTVRPSSYEPIDYDSIKVIPLNSGPDPIDQDKLPLDSDPSKRQINDTQADSGNISNIEITTSTSDSKVAADTSLEADKGASIADLEDSFGGPLPEQPGDSMIPPPKKNGFYWMLDWNSFLEVGDGDSKVNIRFEPKLGDPQMFLPVNVP